The following are encoded in a window of Platichthys flesus chromosome 19, fPlaFle2.1, whole genome shotgun sequence genomic DNA:
- the cryba4 gene encoding beta-crystallin A4, with product MTHHCTKFSGHWKIIVFDEECFQGRRHEFTSECCNVMEFGFETVRSLRVESGAWVGYEHASYQGQQFVLERGEYPQCDAFGGSNAYHIERLTSFRPIACANHRECRMTIYERENFLGRKGELSDDYPSLQAMGWCNNEVGSLRIQSGAFVCYQYPGYRGYQYIMECDRHCGEYKHFREFGSHCQTPQIQSIRRIQQ from the exons ATGACTCACCATTGCACCAAGTTCTCCGGCCACTGGAAG ATCATTGTCTTCGACGAGGAGTGCTTCCAGGGCCGTCGCCATGAGTTCACCTCCGAGTGCTGCAACGTGATGGAGTTTGGCTTTGAGACCGTGCGCTCCCTCAGAGTGGAGAGTGGAGC CTGGGTGGGTTATGAGCACGCCTCCTACCAGGGACAGCAGTTTGTCCTGGAGAGGGGAGAGTACCCCCAGTGTGATGCTTTCGGCGGTAGCAATGCCTATCACATTGAGAGACTGACCTCCTTCAGACCAATTGCCTGTGCT AACCACAGAGAGTGTCGTATGACTATCTACGAGCGTGAGAACTTCCTGGGCCGCAAGGGTGAGCTTAGCGACGATTACCCCTCCCTCCAGGCCATGGGCTGGTGCAACAACGAAGTTGGCTCTCTCAGGATCCAGTCTGGAGC ATTTGTGTGCTACCAGTACCCTGGCTATCGTGGATACCAGTATATCATGGAGTGTGATCGTCACTGTGGGGAGTACAAACACTTCAGGGAGTTTGGCTCCCACTGCCAGACCCCTCAGATCCAGTCCATCCGCCGCATTCAGCAGTAA